Proteins from a genomic interval of Enterococcus faecium:
- a CDS encoding DsrE family protein produces the protein MKVVFHIDELEKWSETGKNVKNLIKASPETTIVVSVNGIAITGYLDSANAEFLDLQGVVFHACANAMRANHISESSLPEQVIVVPAGVLDLVELQSQGYAYIKP, from the coding sequence ATGAAAGTCGTTTTCCATATTGATGAATTAGAAAAATGGTCAGAAACAGGGAAAAACGTAAAAAACCTGATAAAAGCTTCTCCAGAAACGACGATTGTCGTATCTGTAAATGGCATCGCGATTACCGGTTATCTAGACTCTGCCAATGCAGAATTCTTAGATTTGCAAGGAGTCGTTTTTCACGCTTGCGCCAATGCTATGCGTGCTAATCATATTTCAGAAAGTTCTTTACCTGAACAAGTAATCGTTGTACCAGCAGGTGTCCTTGATTTAGTTGAACTGCAATCCCAAGGTTATGCTTATATCAAGCCTTAG
- a CDS encoding endonuclease MutS2, which yields MDNEMISQLQFDRIKKEIQARAIGNYSKKRISDMTVSTNLQTVLDRQEETREARLILESSQHVPFMGLPRIDALTEQVKKGLILQPTDLIEYADFLRSSRMITKFFDKNQYQTPLLFAYSKHLPDLINVEELIDQKIKNNKVSDDASRNLRKVRKQLQLIEKEIQSKLLKFLRHPKNKEMIQEAMIVQKGEYYTIPIKASYKNKIDGTIIDESNKRTTVFIEPTVISKLNEHYQLLKAEEISEEYQVLAALTGAIAENEEVIDLLIETITVLDIIFARAKFSREINGSTPRINKSEHIIIKQGRHPFLPEHAVPLDVEIGKDYRGLIITGANAGGKTVVLKTVGLLTLMAMFGMQVPAKEGTELAVFDEIFVDVGDHQNLENALSTFSGHMQNIAAILKKIKRNTLVLLDEIGSGTEPNEGAALAIAIMESMYEQGALIIATTHYGEIKKFAGDHEDFVPAAMAFDREALRPKYQLRVGETGESQALWIAHKMDMSMKLIHQAERYLAEKAYRTQKKEFLPKTAVTNRKENKKERQLFAKGDRIFVNEYQKEALVYEDIGEDTIDVYLDKKIIHVPRQRVRLVRSAEDLYPTGYDLDSLFIDYKTRKRQRDLERGSKKAHKVLVKEMRKRQEERRVNDENSK from the coding sequence ATGGACAACGAAATGATTAGTCAATTACAATTTGATCGGATCAAAAAGGAAATCCAAGCAAGAGCAATTGGAAACTATAGCAAAAAACGAATCAGCGATATGACGGTCTCGACAAACCTACAAACTGTCTTGGATCGTCAAGAAGAAACAAGAGAAGCACGCTTGATCTTAGAAAGCAGTCAGCATGTTCCATTTATGGGGTTGCCGAGGATCGATGCACTGACAGAACAAGTCAAAAAAGGGTTGATTCTGCAGCCAACCGATTTGATCGAATATGCGGATTTTCTTAGAAGCAGTCGGATGATCACAAAGTTTTTTGATAAGAATCAATACCAGACACCCTTGTTGTTTGCTTATAGCAAACATCTTCCTGATTTGATAAATGTAGAAGAGTTGATTGACCAGAAAATAAAAAATAATAAAGTCAGTGACGACGCGTCACGTAATTTGCGTAAAGTACGCAAACAATTACAACTAATCGAAAAAGAAATCCAGTCAAAATTACTGAAATTCTTGCGTCATCCGAAAAACAAAGAAATGATCCAAGAAGCAATGATTGTTCAAAAAGGCGAATACTATACGATTCCTATCAAAGCCAGCTATAAAAATAAAATAGATGGAACGATTATCGATGAATCAAATAAAAGAACGACGGTTTTTATTGAACCAACTGTGATTTCTAAATTGAATGAACACTATCAGTTGTTAAAAGCTGAAGAAATCAGTGAAGAATATCAAGTCCTGGCGGCATTGACTGGTGCTATCGCAGAAAACGAAGAAGTGATCGATTTATTGATCGAAACGATCACGGTGTTAGATATCATCTTTGCTCGGGCAAAATTTAGCCGAGAAATCAATGGAAGCACACCTAGAATCAATAAATCGGAACATATCATTATCAAGCAAGGCAGACATCCATTTTTACCTGAGCATGCGGTACCATTGGATGTTGAAATCGGTAAAGACTATCGAGGCTTGATTATCACCGGAGCAAATGCCGGAGGCAAAACAGTCGTGTTGAAGACAGTCGGTTTATTGACTTTGATGGCGATGTTCGGTATGCAAGTTCCGGCAAAAGAAGGGACAGAGCTTGCTGTCTTTGATGAGATTTTCGTCGATGTCGGTGACCACCAAAATTTAGAAAATGCGTTGAGTACATTTTCTGGTCATATGCAAAACATCGCTGCTATTTTGAAAAAGATAAAAAGGAATACGTTGGTACTTTTAGATGAGATTGGCAGTGGAACAGAGCCAAATGAAGGGGCTGCACTAGCGATCGCAATCATGGAATCTATGTATGAGCAAGGGGCATTGATCATTGCCACGACCCATTATGGAGAAATCAAGAAATTCGCCGGAGATCATGAAGATTTTGTGCCGGCTGCTATGGCTTTCGATCGGGAAGCACTTCGTCCTAAATATCAGTTGCGGGTTGGAGAAACAGGAGAAAGCCAAGCTTTGTGGATTGCTCATAAAATGGATATGTCGATGAAATTGATCCATCAAGCAGAGCGTTACTTGGCGGAAAAAGCCTATCGGACACAGAAAAAAGAATTTCTTCCTAAGACAGCAGTTACAAATAGGAAGGAGAATAAAAAAGAACGCCAGCTCTTTGCAAAAGGTGATCGGATATTTGTCAATGAATACCAAAAAGAAGCGTTAGTTTATGAAGATATAGGTGAAGATACGATTGATGTATATTTAGACAAAAAAATAATCCACGTGCCTCGTCAGCGTGTTCGTCTGGTGCGTTCAGCAGAAGATCTGTACCCGACAGGTTACGATTTAGACAGTCTGTTTATCGATTATAAAACACGTAAACGGCAGCGTGACCTAGAGCGAGGATCAAAAAAAGCTCATAAAGTACTAGTAAAAGAAATGCGCAAACGACAGGAAGAAAGAAGAGTAAACGATGAAAACAGCAAGTGA
- a CDS encoding metal-sensitive transcriptional regulator, which yields MEIDNKNILNRLKRTEGQIRGIQKMIEDEKECMDVITQLSAVRSSIDRVMGMIVADNLKNCFEKPDSNPEEQAAKLEQAIKMIIKK from the coding sequence ATGGAGATTGATAATAAAAATATCCTGAACCGTTTGAAACGTACAGAGGGACAAATTCGTGGTATCCAAAAAATGATCGAAGACGAAAAAGAATGTATGGATGTCATCACTCAATTAAGCGCTGTTCGTTCTAGTATTGATCGCGTAATGGGCATGATCGTTGCAGATAATCTGAAAAATTGCTTTGAGAAACCTGATAGTAATCCAGAAGAACAAGCGGCTAAACTAGAACAAGCGATCAAGATGATTATTAAAAAGTAA
- the glpO gene encoding type 1 glycerol-3-phosphate oxidase, giving the protein MFSNKTRQDSIQKMQQEELDLLIIGGGITGAGVAVQSAASGIKTGLIEMQDFAEGTSSRSTKLVHGGIRYLKTFDVEVVADTVGERAVVQSIAPHIPKPDPMLLPIYEGEGATTFNMFSVKVAMDLYDKLANVTGTKYENYTLTPEEVLEREPFLKKEGLKGAGVYLDFRNNDARLVIDNIKKAAEDGAYLVSKMKAVGFLYDGDQIVGVKARDLLTDEVIEIKAKLVINTSGPWVDKVRNLNFTRPVSPKMRPTKGIHLVVDAKKLPVPQPTYFDTGKQDGRMVFAIPRENKTYFGTTDTDYQGDFTDPKVTQEDVDYLLDVINHRYPEANITLNDIEASWAGLRPLLIGNSGSDYNGGDNGSISDKSFNKVVDTVSEYKENKVSRAEVEDVLNHLENSRDEKAPSTISRGSSLEREPDGLLTLSGGKITDYRKMAEGALRLIRQLLKEEYGIETKEIDSKKYQISGGNFDPTKLEETVTELAKEGVAAGLEEEDATYIADFYGTNARRIFELAKEMAPYPGLSLAESARLRYGLEEEMVLAPGDYLIRRTNHLLFERDQLDEIKQPVIDAIAGYFEWTEEEKAQQTKRLEALIAESDLRELKGEK; this is encoded by the coding sequence ATGTTTTCAAACAAGACAAGACAAGATAGCATTCAAAAAATGCAGCAAGAAGAATTGGATCTGTTGATCATCGGTGGCGGAATCACTGGTGCCGGTGTGGCAGTCCAGTCAGCAGCATCAGGAATCAAAACAGGATTGATCGAAATGCAGGATTTTGCAGAAGGGACTTCCTCTCGCTCGACCAAACTTGTTCATGGCGGTATTCGTTATCTGAAGACATTTGATGTGGAAGTAGTAGCTGACACAGTTGGTGAACGTGCAGTCGTACAAAGTATTGCCCCACACATCCCAAAACCAGATCCAATGCTTTTGCCAATCTATGAGGGCGAAGGAGCAACAACCTTCAATATGTTCTCGGTCAAAGTAGCAATGGACCTTTATGACAAACTGGCAAATGTGACAGGAACCAAATATGAGAATTATACGCTGACACCAGAAGAAGTATTGGAAAGAGAACCGTTTTTGAAAAAAGAAGGGCTAAAAGGCGCGGGTGTCTATCTAGATTTCCGCAACAATGATGCCCGTTTAGTGATTGATAATATCAAAAAGGCTGCCGAAGATGGGGCTTATCTAGTAAGTAAAATGAAAGCGGTTGGCTTTTTATATGATGGCGATCAAATCGTTGGCGTCAAAGCTCGTGACCTGCTGACAGATGAAGTGATCGAAATCAAAGCAAAATTAGTGATCAATACGAGTGGTCCTTGGGTAGATAAAGTACGAAACTTGAATTTTACGCGTCCAGTCTCTCCTAAAATGCGTCCAACTAAAGGGATCCATTTAGTTGTAGATGCGAAAAAACTGCCTGTACCGCAACCCACATACTTCGATACAGGAAAGCAAGATGGGCGGATGGTTTTTGCTATTCCAAGAGAAAACAAGACTTACTTTGGTACGACAGATACGGATTACCAAGGAGATTTTACGGATCCGAAAGTCACACAAGAAGATGTAGATTATCTATTGGATGTGATCAATCATCGCTATCCAGAAGCAAATATCACATTGAATGATATCGAAGCAAGCTGGGCAGGACTTCGTCCACTGTTGATTGGTAATTCTGGTTCTGATTACAATGGTGGAGATAATGGATCGATTTCAGACAAGAGCTTCAATAAAGTTGTCGATACAGTAAGTGAATATAAGGAAAACAAAGTTTCTCGTGCTGAAGTAGAAGACGTGTTGAACCATTTGGAAAACAGCCGTGATGAAAAAGCACCTTCTACGATTTCCAGAGGTAGTTCTTTAGAAAGAGAACCAGATGGTTTGCTGACTTTATCTGGTGGGAAAATCACCGATTACCGTAAGATGGCAGAAGGAGCTTTGCGATTGATACGCCAATTATTAAAAGAAGAATACGGAATAGAGACGAAAGAAATCGACTCTAAAAAATATCAGATTTCAGGTGGAAACTTCGATCCAACTAAATTAGAAGAAACAGTGACAGAATTAGCAAAAGAAGGAGTAGCAGCCGGTTTAGAGGAAGAAGATGCTACTTATATCGCTGATTTTTACGGGACTAATGCCCGACGTATCTTTGAATTAGCAAAAGAAATGGCACCTTATCCTGGTTTGAGTCTCGCTGAGTCAGCTCGGTTACGTTATGGTTTAGAAGAAGAAATGGTTTTGGCCCCAGGCGATTATCTCATTCGTCGTACAAATCATCTGTTGTTTGAACGAGATCAGCTTGATGAGATCAAGCAACCTGTGATCGATGCAATTGCTGGATATTTTGAATGGACAGAAGAGGAGAAGGCGCAACAGACTAAACGTTTAGAAGCATTGATTGCAGAATCAGATCTGCGGGAACTAAAGGGGGAGAAATAA
- a CDS encoding CDP-alcohol phosphatidyltransferase family protein, producing the protein MKLSTDWRKEIQTIPNLLSIFRIFLLPIYLYFVLRQSFYIAGAVIVVSGLSDYLDGVIARRYNQVTDLGKVLDPFADKLTQLFLILSMAWYRPWLWLLFGLFLIKEGFMFVAGLIGLSKNIKLSGAKWYGKVATAVIYVGMILLLLFPELPTLWVRVIFAVITYGLLQSFVLYAVEYRKMFQRK; encoded by the coding sequence ATGAAATTAAGCACAGACTGGCGTAAAGAAATACAAACGATTCCGAATCTTTTATCGATATTCCGTATTTTTTTGCTGCCGATTTATCTTTATTTTGTGCTGAGACAGTCATTTTATATAGCAGGAGCGGTCATTGTTGTCTCAGGTTTGTCTGATTATCTAGACGGGGTCATTGCTCGGAGATATAATCAGGTAACAGACTTAGGGAAGGTGCTTGATCCGTTTGCAGATAAATTGACACAACTTTTTCTGATTTTGTCTATGGCATGGTATCGACCGTGGCTTTGGCTGTTGTTTGGTCTATTCTTGATAAAAGAAGGCTTTATGTTTGTAGCTGGATTAATCGGGCTATCTAAAAATATCAAATTAAGTGGAGCGAAGTGGTATGGCAAAGTAGCGACTGCTGTCATCTATGTTGGCATGATCCTTTTGCTGCTTTTCCCAGAATTACCAACGCTGTGGGTGAGAGTCATTTTTGCCGTCATCACTTACGGTCTTTTACAATCTTTTGTCTTGTATGCTGTCGAGTACCGAAAGATGTTTCAAAGAAAATAA
- a CDS encoding MIP/aquaporin family protein yields the protein MNSDMTQIMGEFIGTLILVLLGDGVCAAVNLNKSKAQASGWIVIAFGWGLAVTMAVYISGFMGPAHLNPAVSLAMAMTGAISWNLVVPFIIAQVLGAFAGAILVWLSYLPHWNATKDESAILGTFATGPAIRNYPANVITELIGTFVLVLGLLAFGQNEFAPGTNVFAVGGLILAIGLSLGGPTGYAINPARDFGPRLAHAVLPIANKGTSDWAYSWVPIAGPMIGAIIAVGVYSLMV from the coding sequence ATGAACAGTGATATGACTCAAATCATGGGGGAGTTTATTGGGACACTGATCCTAGTTTTGCTTGGAGATGGTGTGTGTGCGGCTGTGAATTTAAACAAAAGTAAAGCACAGGCTTCTGGCTGGATTGTCATCGCATTTGGTTGGGGACTCGCTGTAACAATGGCTGTCTATATTTCTGGATTCATGGGCCCAGCTCATTTGAATCCTGCAGTCTCTCTAGCTATGGCGATGACAGGGGCAATTAGTTGGAATCTTGTCGTTCCTTTCATCATTGCGCAAGTTTTAGGAGCTTTTGCAGGGGCCATTCTTGTTTGGCTTTCTTATTTGCCACATTGGAATGCAACGAAAGATGAAAGCGCGATTTTAGGAACGTTTGCAACAGGTCCTGCTATACGGAATTATCCAGCAAATGTGATCACAGAATTAATTGGTACATTTGTATTAGTTCTTGGGTTGCTAGCTTTTGGACAAAACGAATTTGCACCTGGAACGAACGTATTCGCTGTAGGTGGATTGATCTTAGCCATCGGTCTTTCATTAGGAGGGCCAACAGGATATGCAATCAACCCTGCTCGGGACTTTGGTCCTCGATTAGCACATGCGGTATTGCCAATAGCTAATAAAGGAACTTCAGATTGGGCATATTCATGGGTACCAATCGCAGGTCCAATGATCGGAGCAATTATCGCGGTAGGTGTCTATTCATTAATGGTGTAA
- a CDS encoding FAD-dependent oxidoreductase, with the protein MKIVIVGGVAGGMSAATRLRRLMEDAEIVVFEKGPYVSFANCGLPYYLSGEISERENLLVQTPESLSARFCLDVRPNHEVTAIFPENKTVEVVHEGQKHIEQYDALVLSPGAKPVVPSIPGITEADNVFSIRNVPDIDKVMHALEKQPKRAVIVGAGFIGLEMAENLKRRGLEVMVIEQAPHILPTLDEEMAAFIEKELSHQGVEVITSHAVAGFEDHGKRLRLDDGRTIPADLVILSIGVRPDNQLAVTAGIELGIRGGILVDERYQTNIPDIYAVGDAIVVKQQITGKDALISLASPANRQGRQVADTISGISRRNQGGIGTAIIRTFGMTAASTGLSERTAKENELSFEVIHVSGKDHASYYPEATDILLKLIFHPETGEIYGAQGVGAKGVDKRIDILATAIKGHLTIFDLPELELTYAPPFGSAKDPVNMLGYAAMNIAEGLSETVQWHELPTELAKGKILLDVRTAEELEKGKFKEAKHIPLNELRDRLNELDSQQEYIVSCHSGLRSYLAERILKQSGYHVKNLDGAFSLYQTVRPEELIYPNK; encoded by the coding sequence ATGAAAATCGTTATTGTCGGAGGTGTAGCAGGTGGAATGTCTGCTGCTACACGGCTTCGCCGATTAATGGAAGATGCAGAAATCGTTGTTTTTGAAAAAGGACCGTATGTTTCTTTTGCAAATTGCGGCTTGCCTTATTATCTTTCGGGAGAAATCAGTGAACGGGAAAATCTTCTTGTCCAAACGCCAGAATCATTATCCGCTCGTTTTTGTTTAGATGTGCGTCCAAATCATGAAGTGACAGCCATCTTTCCCGAAAACAAAACGGTAGAAGTCGTACATGAGGGTCAAAAACACATTGAACAGTACGATGCATTGGTTTTATCTCCTGGTGCAAAACCAGTTGTTCCATCGATTCCAGGGATAACAGAAGCCGACAATGTTTTTTCTATTAGAAATGTACCAGATATCGATAAAGTGATGCATGCATTAGAAAAACAGCCAAAGCGTGCCGTGATCGTTGGTGCAGGATTCATCGGATTGGAAATGGCAGAAAACCTAAAAAGAAGAGGTTTAGAAGTCATGGTGATCGAACAAGCACCACATATTCTTCCAACACTGGATGAAGAAATGGCAGCTTTTATAGAAAAAGAATTGTCTCATCAAGGAGTAGAAGTGATTACTTCTCATGCTGTCGCTGGATTTGAAGACCACGGGAAACGATTGCGACTGGATGATGGGCGTACCATCCCTGCTGATTTAGTTATTTTATCCATTGGTGTTCGTCCTGATAACCAGCTAGCAGTGACCGCTGGAATCGAATTAGGCATACGCGGGGGTATCCTAGTAGACGAACGTTATCAAACGAATATTCCTGATATTTATGCGGTGGGGGATGCTATCGTTGTAAAACAGCAAATCACTGGAAAAGATGCACTTATTTCTCTTGCTTCACCAGCCAATCGTCAAGGTAGACAAGTTGCGGACACGATTTCCGGAATTTCTCGAAGAAATCAAGGCGGTATTGGAACAGCAATTATACGAACGTTTGGAATGACTGCCGCATCCACCGGTTTAAGTGAAAGAACAGCCAAAGAAAACGAACTGTCTTTTGAAGTCATTCATGTATCAGGAAAAGATCATGCAAGCTATTATCCAGAAGCAACAGATATTTTACTGAAGTTGATCTTCCATCCAGAGACTGGCGAGATTTATGGTGCACAAGGTGTTGGGGCAAAAGGTGTGGATAAACGGATCGATATTTTAGCAACAGCAATCAAAGGGCATTTGACGATCTTCGATTTACCGGAATTAGAATTGACGTATGCACCGCCATTTGGCTCAGCCAAAGATCCAGTAAACATGCTAGGATATGCAGCAATGAACATTGCAGAAGGGCTTAGTGAAACCGTACAATGGCATGAATTGCCGACAGAACTAGCAAAAGGAAAAATTTTATTAGATGTGCGAACAGCAGAAGAATTGGAAAAGGGCAAATTCAAGGAAGCCAAACATATCCCTTTGAATGAACTTCGGGACCGATTAAATGAATTAGACAGCCAACAAGAATATATCGTCAGCTGTCATAGCGGATTACGTAGCTATCTAGCGGAAAGAATCTTGAAGCAGTCTGGCTACCACGTAAAAAACCTTGATGGTGCATTTTCTTTATATCAAACTGTCCGACCTGAAGAACTGATATATCCTAACAAATGA
- a CDS encoding rhodanese-like domain-containing protein encodes MNLLFQSIKSITVPELKEKLLENPALLDVRTPAEYRGGHIKGAKNVPLQSINRYDGDKEKTVYVICQSGMRSKQAAKELKKSGYDVVNVRGGMNQWFDRTVGGK; translated from the coding sequence ATGAATTTGCTATTTCAATCAATAAAATCGATAACAGTCCCAGAATTAAAGGAAAAGCTTTTGGAAAATCCAGCGTTACTTGATGTTAGAACACCTGCAGAATACCGGGGCGGGCATATAAAAGGAGCTAAAAATGTTCCATTACAAAGTATAAACAGATATGATGGAGACAAAGAAAAGACCGTCTATGTGATTTGTCAATCAGGGATGAGGAGTAAACAAGCAGCTAAAGAATTAAAGAAATCTGGTTATGATGTAGTGAATGTACGTGGTGGCATGAATCAATGGTTTGATCGAACAGTAGGAGGGAAATAA
- the glpK gene encoding glycerol kinase GlpK, with amino-acid sequence MTESTYIMAIDQGTTSSRAIIFDKKGRHIGSSQKEFTQYFPQESWVEHDANEIWNSVQSVIAGAFIESGIKPNQIAGIGITNQRETTVIWEKDTGRPIYHAVVWQSRQSAGIADNLKNEGYQEFFHEKTGLVIDAYFSATKIRWILDHVEGAQERAEKGELMFGTIDSWLVWKLTDGQAHVTDYSNASRTMLFNIHQLDWDQEILDLLNIPRVMLPKVTSNSEVYGYTQGYHFYGSEAPISGMAGDQQAALFGQMAFEPGMVKNTYGTGSFIVMNTGEKPQLSKNNLLTTIGYGINGKVYYALEGSIFVAGSSIQWLRDGLQMLQKASDSEDAAKRSTSEDEVYVVPAFVGLGAPYWDQAARGAMFGLTRGTTKEDIIKATLQSIAYQVRDIIDTMQDDTGIKIPVLKVDGGAANNEYLMQFQTDILNVPIQRAENLETTALGAAFLAGLAVGYWKDTDEIREFYEAGKLFEVQMEEERREKLYNGWKKAVKATQAFE; translated from the coding sequence ATGACAGAATCAACGTATATCATGGCGATTGACCAAGGTACAACTAGCTCACGAGCAATTATCTTTGACAAGAAAGGAAGACACATCGGCAGTTCTCAAAAAGAGTTCACGCAATATTTCCCGCAAGAAAGTTGGGTGGAACATGATGCAAATGAAATCTGGAATTCTGTACAGTCAGTTATTGCCGGAGCGTTCATCGAATCAGGGATCAAACCAAATCAGATTGCTGGGATTGGCATAACGAACCAGCGTGAAACAACAGTAATATGGGAAAAAGATACAGGACGTCCAATCTATCATGCAGTTGTTTGGCAATCCAGACAGTCAGCTGGAATTGCAGATAACTTAAAAAATGAAGGCTATCAAGAATTTTTCCACGAAAAAACAGGGTTAGTGATCGATGCCTATTTCTCAGCAACGAAGATACGCTGGATTCTTGATCATGTAGAAGGCGCGCAAGAACGAGCTGAAAAAGGCGAATTGATGTTTGGAACGATCGATTCTTGGTTAGTATGGAAACTGACCGATGGACAAGCACATGTTACTGATTACTCGAATGCCAGTCGGACGATGTTGTTCAATATCCATCAGCTAGATTGGGATCAGGAGATTTTAGATTTACTAAATATTCCTCGAGTGATGTTACCAAAAGTCACTTCTAACTCAGAAGTTTATGGTTATACGCAAGGTTATCATTTTTATGGAAGCGAAGCACCAATTTCAGGGATGGCAGGAGACCAGCAAGCCGCATTATTCGGACAAATGGCATTCGAACCAGGCATGGTCAAGAATACTTATGGTACAGGTTCATTTATTGTCATGAATACCGGTGAAAAACCGCAATTATCCAAAAATAATTTATTGACGACAATTGGTTACGGCATAAATGGAAAGGTTTACTATGCTTTAGAAGGAAGTATTTTTGTGGCTGGTTCTTCGATTCAATGGCTGAGAGATGGACTTCAAATGTTGCAAAAAGCTAGCGATTCAGAAGACGCAGCGAAACGCTCTACAAGCGAAGATGAGGTTTATGTTGTTCCTGCATTCGTTGGGCTAGGTGCTCCTTATTGGGATCAGGCAGCACGAGGGGCTATGTTTGGCTTGACACGTGGTACGACAAAAGAAGATATCATTAAAGCTACTTTACAGTCGATTGCTTATCAAGTGAGAGATATCATCGATACGATGCAAGATGACACTGGAATCAAGATTCCTGTATTGAAAGTAGATGGCGGTGCAGCAAACAATGAATATCTGATGCAATTCCAAACAGATATCTTGAATGTACCGATCCAACGAGCAGAAAACTTGGAAACAACGGCGCTAGGGGCAGCATTTTTAGCAGGATTAGCTGTCGGTTATTGGAAAGATACAGACGAGATCCGCGAATTTTATGAAGCTGGCAAGCTATTTGAAGTTCAAATGGAGGAAGAGCGCCGAGAAAAACTTTACAACGGTTGGAAAAAAGCAGTAAAAGCTACCCAAGCATTTGAATAA